From Erigeron canadensis isolate Cc75 chromosome 5, C_canadensis_v1, whole genome shotgun sequence:
TTAATTTATGATACTTTGTTGAATCTAATTAGATACTTTGTTGAATctaattacaaacaaatacTGCCTAATACAGTATTATCATTATCCACTTTGTTGAATCTAATTAGATACTTTGACCTTTATGCATATTCCTTCCTCTAGATGTAATTGCTAGATTTATCTTTTagttttctatttaattttcttttaaacggtcaaaaaatatttatttgtactatatatatatcatggttAATTTTATGCAAATTGCAACTACTGTCATCATTACCATTTTTTAATCTTGAAATCGATATTGTGcaaaaaaatcattattttcgTCGGTTGGTAAGGCCCCTATGACTTTCAAACTAGTAGTACAAAAAGGCTGGCTAATGTTTAACCTAAGGTCGTCCAAAATGTCGCTATGTCCTCGTCACAAATTTGATATGGCCCTTGCCCCTCTTAAAAACTTGATAAGAAAAAGACAAAGTATTTAATCCTTGTGTGGGCCTTCTTGTATATCTAACATGTTGATGCTTTTTATCCATTCATCAATGTGGAATTTGAATAAGTTTCCTCCTATGTGAAGCCTACAAGACGCGAAGCACATCTAGTAAACGAAGTGATATTTCGAccccatataatatatatttgattcatATAATCTACTAGTAACAACCGTATTGAATCTCATTTTCTACGAGATATCGAAAAGATGAATCCTAAATAGCTTTATCAATGTTAGTAATGATCCGTACACCATCTATTTGTAGTCATACGCTACCAAATAGAACAAGGCTAATTTGATCCACGAAACTTAATTACTAGAATCCAATCACATCATTTCATTGAATTGAATGAAGCAAGGACCTTACATCACAATATTACTATATAGTCGTTAAGCTATAAACCCGTTAGATGGCTTGATATGATCTTCTTAAGTTCTTGAGTATGATTAAACTGCAAACCTTAGGAGATAATTATCTAGTCTCTATCCTTAATAAAACAAGGTTCCTTAGCCTAATGCCTTCTAAAATTTTGCCAAGTGGCAACATTGCCTTTTCATTagcttaatttttgtttaaattttgttttaacgtcaaaataaaaaaaaaaaaaaaacaaaaacaatttaacGTTTTCCCAGCTGAATTGAACGCTAAAATTTTGCCAGGTgcatatgatattattatttgatgagtTTGCAACACCTTACAAGGACCGAGCtccatttatattttatgtataggGCGAACACTCAAAGATGTTCCCAGCTGAATTTAACGTTTTCCTCGGAAAAAGATTTGCTTGGAGAATCAACATATCAAAATACAATATCGAGCACAAGTCTGATTTGTACACAGTTTACAAGTTCTCAGATAATGTTAGTGTTATTGAGGCTATACTCCATAGAGCATCAGGTGATAAggtatttatcaaatatagtatCACGTAACACTTGAAattaactttcttttatttcaattatcttaacacacattatttaaactaatttaaaataGGATGGCTCATCTGATGTTGATCTCCAAGTGTTGAATGAACTGCCATCAAGTATTGGGCTTAACAGAGAGgtacaacttattacatgccaAACTTTTATTATTGAACTTTAAACTTAAACACGAAAActgttatacatatattaaattatttctaattttaaacataaataagaTGTTGTGTTCGGGACCAGTGAAACAACCGGTACTGCCTCAAGTTCAGGTTCTAAGAAAGTTGTTGAACATGAAGATGTAGATGATGTTCATAAAATGAAAGTTCCAAAGCTACAAAACTAATTCTCATAAACACACCTTCTACTTGAAGAACCCATTTGatgtttcatgttttctttaaatgttttaccttttacattttttagtaatatattgtttcgctacaattttattttattgatttcatGGAACTTCGAGTCGCCCAAAAAACTATGTATGGAATCATTATAggtgatttaattaaatattatggTTAATTGGATAAACGCACTTACAAGtatttcaatatataaaattttatatgtattttgctACTCATACCCGGGTATCACCCGGTTTGATTAGCTAGTTTAACAAATAATTtaggaatattttgaagaaagtttttatcaaatatacGAATTTTTCAAGCTATTATCTGATAAAAACTTTTGCTTTTCTtcttatatatagtatttttaacttgaaaaattgtattaattgtaattaaatAAGAGCCAAATAGAAAAAACCTAATAATAATTAACGTATTAAATGTTACCGCTGCCACCAATACCAACCTTCAACGTTAATAATTTCATTATATGGTACTGGTATCTGTCTAATCTAAACAATGTCTactaaaatattgtttttataaaaaacaaatcacCTATCAAAAGGATGGAGATCCCCCCTCAAGTTGTAAAAATCATGATTATTggattataaatttataataaaggGTTAAGATTGAAAGATTATCATTGAATCTTTCGCgcttaattttaattaatacaatTTTCTGAACTTAACTCAAATTAGTGTCATGTATCCCCATCAAAAACCATTTCAATCACCATTTACTGTTTGTTACATTTTATCCAATTAAATATCTAAATAATAGGAAACGATTTGCTAAAGTTATCCTAACTTGACTAAGTTTGAGAGATCTTGacttttgaatgaaaatcaaaggtCCTGATTTAAAACCTTTGACTTTCATCCAAAGGTCACCTTAACACATTGAGATAACTTTAGGAAAGCTcccctttaaaaaaatataaacaaataccataactttttcaaaatttaaaacgaATAAAAAATTCCAATCCGGTCTTAATCCGCCGCTATTTAAACCCCTCATAACTCCACCCAAAActcatacaaaatatatatatatacacacatacaactgtaagtatatatatatataaaaaaaaaagtaagaaaaaggaaagaaagaaagtagtAGTATCAATCAAGTGAGAGAAACAAAAAAGATCACTTTAGATTTTGTATCTCCATCACCAATACtctctttgttttctttctccttcaatttctttctttttctcacACACCTTACTGTGTGTCataaaaacccaaaataaaaaaaaaaaaaaaaattaaaatgatagCATATTTAGAACAACAACATTTCCTTCAACAAGAAGTagtagaaaaagaagaagaaatattAACCCCACAATCAATGAACATTCAAGGCACAATTGATTACCGTTCACCCACAACGTTATACGCCGCCACCGATTTCGGCGGTTTAAATTCTTCACAACCTTACGCCGTCGTTAAACCGTCAAACACCCACGATATCGCCACCGTGATTAAATTCGCTTCAAATTCGCAAACGTTAACTGTTGCTGCACGTGGTAACGGTCATTCAATTAACGGTCAAGCTATGGCACATAACGGAATCGTTATCGATATGAAAAAAGATTACGACGAAAAAGATGGAAATAACGGTGTTTTGATGGATAACGGTGGGATAACGGTGGTGGATGTGAGCGGTGGGGAGTTATGGGAAGATGTGTTGAAAAGGTGTGTGATGAAAATGGGTTTGGCGCCAAGGTCATGGACGGATTATTTGGGGTTAACGGTTGGTGGGACGTTAAGTAACGGAGGTGTGAGTGGACAGACGTTTCGGTTTGGGCCGCAAACGGAAAATGTAACGGAGTTGGAAGTTGTTACTGGAAATGGGGATGTTGTTTGTTGTTCACGTGATCAAAATTCTCAACTTTTTTTTGGTGTTCTTggtgggttgggtcagtttgggatTATTACTCGGGCCCGGGTTATCGTTCAACCCGCACCCGATATGGTTAGTTTTTCTATTCTATCATCCCTATTCAtattcattttcaaaatttttttttttttatggtgtcacaatttattttttttgaagaaagacttgttttataaaaatttgataatttgtttttttgttttgtttggaagtacagattttgatgatttaaagttttaaactttaGAAGATGGGAATAAGAAAAATGTGAATATAGCATTACAAAGAAATTATTAATGCACATAatcattttatgaaattttgtaatttgtttgtagcgaagcttttttgttttttgtttttgataattaTTACTTCAAaagatggggaaaaaaaaagtgcaAATATATCATGATAGAGGTTGAggaaaaaaactaataataattgtgatatttgttgaaaaataattgatacTTTGATGGTTTACTTTCttataaaagtttaaagaaaaagtgttgtaaTGATAAATTTGCGAATTATTAGTTGCATTTTGTTTTTTGGTAATTCTAGAAATagtaatatttttgtatatttttgatgaatttaaaCTTGAAATGTGATGATTATAGGTGAGATGGATAAGGGTGGTGTATAGCGAGTTCAGTGAGTTCACTCGGGATGCTGAATGGCTGATAACTCGGGAAGAAGGCGAGTCGTTTGATTACGTGGAAGGATTTGTGTTTGTAAACAGTGATGACCCGGTTAATGGGTGGCCATCTGTTGTACTTGACCCGAATCAAGTTTATGACCCGACCCTATCCCGCAACTCGGTTTTGTATTGCATAGAAGTCGCTTTACATTACAGCAAAGGA
This genomic window contains:
- the LOC122600679 gene encoding cytokinin dehydrogenase 7, whose amino-acid sequence is MIAYLEQQHFLQQEVVEKEEEILTPQSMNIQGTIDYRSPTTLYAATDFGGLNSSQPYAVVKPSNTHDIATVIKFASNSQTLTVAARGNGHSINGQAMAHNGIVIDMKKDYDEKDGNNGVLMDNGGITVVDVSGGELWEDVLKRCVMKMGLAPRSWTDYLGLTVGGTLSNGGVSGQTFRFGPQTENVTELEVVTGNGDVVCCSRDQNSQLFFGVLGGLGQFGIITRARVIVQPAPDMVRWIRVVYSEFSEFTRDAEWLITREEGESFDYVEGFVFVNSDDPVNGWPSVVLDPNQVYDPTLSRNSVLYCIEVALHYSKGNCSSTVDSKVEKLLGRLRFMEDTLFQMDVGYMDFLLRVKQAEKEAKANGIWDAPHPWLNLFVSKSSIADFDRSIFKKILKDGIGGPMLVYPILRSKWDERTSVVLPDGDIFYIVALLRFTNPYQKNSPSVRDLVLQNHEILQICARNGLDFKLYLPHYNTEEGWKQHFGDRWSWFVELKSRYDPMAILAPGQKIFERQ